One window of the Chitinophaga niabensis genome contains the following:
- a CDS encoding gluconate 2-dehydrogenase subunit 3 family protein, whose protein sequence is MNRRDAIRNVAILMGTALSASTLAALEGCTSSGPKNYTLQTPETKALLAEIAETIIPETSTPGAKAAKVEDFILVMVGDCYDEKAQKEFTDGLNKVNEESKKQFSKSFMDITPEQRTELLTAIDKERVEYNKRKDKKKDDPVHYFQYMKELTLLGYFTSEPGATKALRYVAVPGRYDACVPYKKGDKAWA, encoded by the coding sequence ATGAACAGAAGAGATGCTATCAGGAATGTTGCTATCCTCATGGGAACAGCACTTTCTGCTTCCACGTTAGCGGCTCTGGAGGGGTGCACCAGCTCCGGGCCCAAAAATTATACCCTGCAAACGCCGGAAACCAAGGCCTTGCTGGCAGAGATTGCCGAAACAATTATTCCCGAAACTTCTACCCCCGGTGCCAAAGCCGCAAAAGTGGAAGACTTTATCCTCGTAATGGTAGGTGACTGCTATGACGAAAAAGCACAGAAAGAATTCACGGATGGCCTGAACAAAGTAAATGAGGAAAGCAAAAAGCAATTCTCTAAATCTTTCATGGACATCACTCCTGAACAACGTACTGAGCTTTTAACCGCCATCGATAAGGAAAGAGTGGAATACAACAAACGCAAAGACAAAAAGAAGGATGACCCTGTTCATTACTTCCAGTACATGAAGGAGCTTACGCTGCTGGGGTACTTTACGTCTGAACCAGGTGCTACCAAAGCACTGCGTTATGTAGCCGTTCCCGGGAGGTACGATGCTTGTGTGCCTTATAAGAAAGGTGACAAGGCCTGGGCATAA
- a CDS encoding aldo/keto reductase: MEYRQLGQSDLQVSAITFGAWAIGGWMWGGSERKDAREAIRASIDQGVTSIDTAPIYGMGTSEEIVGEALEGIARDKVQILTKFGLTWEGTKGQFYFKSKDNSNKDIDIYKYAGKENVIKECEDSLRRLRTDYIDLYQIHWADETTPIEETFEAVLRLQEQGKIRAAGVCNYNVEQMKRAESVLSLASNQVPFSMVERTVEKELVPYCIENKKGILAYSPLQRGILTGKIKPGHQFGEGDHRPGTKFYQPDNIARINAFLGLIKPLAETKNATLAQLVIRWTIERPGITVALVGARDAGQAVQNAKAIDIKLAPEEIDFINKHLNALTLV; this comes from the coding sequence ATGGAATACAGACAACTCGGACAAAGCGATCTCCAGGTTTCCGCCATCACTTTTGGCGCATGGGCTATTGGAGGATGGATGTGGGGCGGCTCAGAACGCAAGGACGCCAGGGAAGCCATCAGGGCTTCTATCGACCAGGGCGTTACTTCTATTGATACGGCTCCTATCTACGGTATGGGTACCAGTGAAGAGATCGTGGGAGAAGCATTGGAAGGCATCGCCAGGGATAAAGTACAGATCCTGACCAAATTCGGGCTCACCTGGGAAGGCACCAAAGGGCAGTTCTACTTTAAAAGTAAGGATAACAGCAACAAAGACATCGATATCTATAAGTATGCCGGTAAAGAGAATGTGATCAAAGAATGTGAGGACAGTCTCCGCCGCCTTCGTACAGACTATATCGATCTGTACCAGATCCACTGGGCAGATGAAACAACACCGATCGAAGAAACATTTGAAGCGGTATTACGCTTGCAGGAGCAGGGAAAGATCCGTGCTGCAGGTGTATGCAATTACAATGTGGAACAGATGAAACGGGCAGAGAGCGTGCTTTCCCTCGCTTCCAACCAGGTGCCTTTCAGTATGGTAGAGCGTACCGTAGAAAAAGAGCTGGTGCCTTATTGCATAGAAAATAAAAAAGGTATACTCGCCTACAGCCCTTTACAACGCGGCATCTTAACCGGCAAGATCAAACCTGGTCATCAGTTTGGAGAAGGAGATCACCGCCCCGGCACTAAATTCTATCAGCCGGATAACATTGCGCGGATCAATGCATTCCTGGGATTGATCAAACCGCTGGCGGAAACAAAGAATGCCACGCTGGCACAGTTAGTGATCCGCTGGACGATTGAGCGCCCCGGTATCACCGTTGCACTGGTAGGTGCAAGGGATGCAGGCCAGGCCGTTCAGAATGCAAAGGCCATCGATATCAAACTGGCACCGGAAGAAATAGATTTTATCAACAAGCACTTAAATGCTTTAACCTTAGTATAA
- the hppD gene encoding 4-hydroxyphenylpyruvate dioxygenase, with the protein MNTAVVSPKQAQNQEDFLPLNGTDYVEFYVGNAKQAAHFYKTAFGFQSLAYAGPETGVKDRVSYVLVQNKLRFVLTTSLRQGTEISRHVDEHGDGVKVLAIWVDDARAAFEETVKRGAKPYLEPVVEKDEFGEVVRSGIHTYGETVHLFIERKNYHGTFLPGFRPWQSSYQPLPTGLEYVDHCVGNVGWNEMNTWVDFYAKTMGFHNLVSFDDKDISTEYSALMSKVMSNGNGRIKFPINEPAEGKKKSQIEEYLDFYGGPGVQHVAIATNDIVHTVSELQKRGIEFLTVPSSYYETLLQRVGKIDEDLQPLQDLGILVDRDDEGYLLQIFTKPLQDRPTVFFEIIQRKGAKSFGKGNFKALFESIEREQELRGNL; encoded by the coding sequence ATGAACACTGCAGTAGTATCTCCTAAACAGGCTCAAAACCAAGAAGATTTCCTACCGCTCAACGGAACCGATTACGTGGAGTTTTATGTAGGCAATGCAAAACAGGCAGCTCATTTTTATAAAACAGCTTTTGGCTTTCAGTCACTGGCCTACGCAGGCCCGGAAACCGGCGTGAAAGACCGTGTTTCTTATGTGCTGGTGCAAAACAAACTTCGTTTTGTACTCACTACTTCATTACGTCAGGGAACAGAAATTTCCCGTCATGTGGATGAACATGGGGATGGTGTAAAAGTACTGGCCATCTGGGTAGATGATGCACGCGCTGCTTTTGAAGAAACCGTAAAACGTGGTGCAAAACCTTACCTGGAGCCGGTAGTAGAGAAAGATGAATTTGGAGAAGTGGTGCGCAGCGGTATTCATACCTATGGAGAAACCGTTCACCTCTTTATAGAACGTAAGAACTACCATGGTACCTTCCTGCCCGGTTTCAGGCCATGGCAGAGTTCGTATCAGCCTTTACCAACAGGCCTGGAATACGTGGACCATTGCGTAGGCAATGTGGGATGGAATGAAATGAACACCTGGGTGGATTTCTATGCCAAAACCATGGGTTTCCATAACCTCGTATCCTTTGACGATAAGGATATCTCCACGGAATATTCCGCACTGATGAGTAAGGTGATGAGCAACGGCAACGGCCGTATCAAATTCCCCATCAATGAGCCGGCTGAAGGAAAGAAAAAATCACAGATCGAAGAATACCTGGATTTCTATGGCGGCCCCGGTGTGCAGCACGTAGCCATTGCCACGAATGACATCGTGCATACAGTAAGCGAACTGCAAAAAAGGGGAATAGAATTCCTGACCGTTCCTTCATCTTATTATGAAACCTTACTGCAAAGGGTAGGTAAGATCGATGAAGACCTGCAACCGCTGCAGGACCTGGGCATCCTGGTAGACCGGGATGATGAAGGTTACCTGCTGCAGATCTTTACCAAACCATTGCAGGACAGGCCTACCGTGTTCTTCGAGATCATTCAGCGGAAAGGTGCTAAATCCTTCGGAAAAGGCAATTTCAAAGCGCTGTTTGAATCTATTGAAAGAGAACAGGAACTGAGAGGCAACTTATAA
- a CDS encoding L,D-transpeptidase family protein, producing MKRILFGIIILMGAANVQAQQSFLENQKLFPRVGEAFREKEESIKKEFAKKGLSYPAKQIYIRSFKLDSELEIWVRNNVTDTFSLLKTYRVCTLSGKMGPKRKEGDRQVPEGFYYINDFNPNSSFHLSLGINYPNYSDRILSDPKKPGGDIYIHGNCLTIGCIPLTDEFIEEVYIMAVNAKNNGQDFIPVHVFPVRFGNSRSMDYLGSISLTDNDAQKFWLNLKAAYDYFEKNRKLPVILVNSQGKYVHTNTQASTESLAQTKTASGN from the coding sequence ATGAAGCGTATTTTATTTGGCATTATTATCCTGATGGGCGCTGCGAATGTACAGGCGCAACAATCGTTCCTCGAGAATCAGAAATTATTCCCGAGGGTAGGGGAGGCATTCCGTGAGAAGGAGGAATCCATTAAAAAGGAATTCGCTAAAAAAGGCCTGAGTTACCCGGCCAAACAGATCTACATCCGCTCCTTTAAGCTGGATAGTGAACTGGAGATCTGGGTAAGGAACAATGTAACAGATACTTTCAGCCTGCTCAAAACTTACCGCGTTTGTACGCTCTCCGGTAAAATGGGGCCTAAACGTAAGGAAGGAGACCGCCAGGTGCCGGAAGGGTTCTATTACATCAACGATTTTAACCCCAACAGCAGCTTTCACCTCTCTTTAGGTATCAACTATCCCAATTACTCAGACAGGATCCTCAGTGATCCTAAAAAGCCCGGTGGAGATATCTACATCCATGGTAACTGCCTTACTATCGGATGTATTCCTTTAACTGACGAATTTATTGAAGAAGTATATATCATGGCCGTGAACGCCAAGAACAACGGACAGGATTTCATTCCTGTACATGTGTTCCCCGTGCGTTTCGGCAACTCACGGTCTATGGACTACCTGGGCAGCATTTCCCTCACGGATAATGATGCACAGAAATTCTGGCTGAACCTGAAAGCTGCGTATGACTATTTTGAGAAGAACCGGAAACTGCCGGTGATACTGGTGAACAGCCAGGGTAAATATGTACATACCAATACCCAGGCCAGCACTGAATCCCTGGCACAAACGAAAACTGCTTCGGGTAATTAA
- a CDS encoding homogentisate 1,2-dioxygenase, producing the protein MPQYHKLGQIPHKRHTQFRKPDGKLYSEQLFSTEGFSSHYSLLYHCHPPTEIVKVDEPYSVMPHVAEEKMLKHRSFQGFNIQPESDYLKSRKPVLVNSDVHISLAAPQHSTKDYFYKNADADELLFVHEGSGILHSQYGMLEFGYGDYLVIPRGTIYQLEFFNTDNRLFIVESFSPIRFPKRYLSHYGQLLENAPFCERDIRQPQHLETIDQAGDFTILIKKKGIMYPIHYGHHPFDVVGWDGCEYPYAFSIHDFEPITGRVHQPPPVHQTFEGNNFVVCSFCPRLFDYHPLAVPAPYNHSNIDSDEVLYYVDGDFMSRKHVTRGMITLHPAGIPHGPHPGAVEKSIGAKETKELAVMVDTFHPLQITKEALGIEDQQYVMSWAE; encoded by the coding sequence ATGCCACAGTACCACAAGCTTGGGCAGATCCCGCATAAGCGGCATACACAGTTCCGTAAACCGGATGGCAAATTGTATTCCGAGCAGCTTTTTTCCACGGAAGGTTTTTCTTCCCACTATTCCCTGTTGTATCATTGCCACCCGCCAACGGAGATTGTAAAGGTGGATGAGCCTTACAGTGTGATGCCGCATGTAGCGGAAGAGAAAATGCTGAAACACCGCAGTTTCCAGGGCTTTAACATACAACCGGAAAGTGATTACCTGAAAAGCCGCAAGCCGGTACTGGTGAATAGTGATGTACATATTTCACTCGCTGCACCACAGCACAGCACCAAAGATTACTTCTATAAAAATGCAGATGCGGATGAACTGCTGTTCGTTCATGAAGGCAGCGGTATCCTGCATTCCCAATATGGCATGCTGGAGTTCGGATATGGGGATTATCTGGTAATACCACGCGGTACTATCTATCAGCTGGAATTCTTCAATACAGATAACCGTTTGTTCATTGTGGAATCTTTTAGTCCTATCCGTTTCCCCAAACGTTACCTCAGCCACTACGGTCAGCTGCTGGAAAACGCACCTTTCTGCGAACGGGATATCCGCCAGCCGCAACACCTGGAAACAATAGATCAGGCAGGAGATTTCACCATCCTCATTAAAAAGAAAGGCATCATGTATCCCATCCATTACGGGCATCATCCTTTTGATGTGGTAGGATGGGATGGATGTGAATACCCTTATGCTTTTTCCATTCACGATTTTGAACCGATCACAGGGCGCGTGCATCAGCCGCCGCCGGTGCATCAGACCTTTGAAGGGAATAACTTTGTGGTATGCTCCTTCTGCCCGCGTTTATTTGATTATCATCCGCTGGCTGTTCCGGCTCCTTATAATCACAGCAATATAGACAGTGATGAAGTATTGTATTATGTAGACGGGGATTTTATGAGCCGTAAACATGTTACCCGCGGTATGATCACCCTTCACCCTGCAGGTATCCCGCATGGCCCGCATCCTGGTGCCGTGGAAAAAAGTATCGGCGCAAAGGAAACAAAAGAACTGGCGGTAATGGTAGATACTTTTCATCCTTTACAGATCACAAAAGAAGCACTCGGCATTGAAGACCAGCAATACGTAATGAGCTGGGCAGAATAA